In one window of Mercurialis annua linkage group LG4, ddMerAnnu1.2, whole genome shotgun sequence DNA:
- the LOC126678768 gene encoding phospholipase D beta 1-like produces the protein MAKTVIDHTFSYGGSHHTQSQEELPFRTNLGSIKVLLLHGNLDIVIKEAKNLPNMDMFHKTLGDVFSKLPVRVTKKIEGHVSNKITSDPYVTVSVSGAVVGRTYVINNSENPVWMQHFDVPVAHYASEVHFVVKDNDVVGSQIIGAVGIPAHQLCSGVKIEGSFPILGSNGKPCKPGAELTLSIQFTPVEKIGIYKHGVGSGPDYKGVPGTYFPLRRGGKVTLYQDAHVQDGSLPDVRLDSHVQYEHGTCWLDIFNAISQARRLIYITGWSVYHLVRLVRDGQDGKDCTLGDLLKVKSQEGVRVLLLVWDDPTSRSILGYKTEGIMNTNDEETRRFFKHSSVQVLLCPRSAGKGHSFMKKQEVGTIYTHHQKTVIVDADAAHHKRKIIAFVGGLDLCKGRYDTPHHALFRTLETVHRDDFHNPTFAEPGVGCLREPWHDLHCKIDGPAAYDVLNNFEERWLRASKPRGINKLKGSSFDDALLRFERIPEIIGIAESSCQDENDPECWHVQVFRSIDSSSVSGFPDEPKDAPSRNLLCGKNVLIDMSIHTAYVKAIRAAQNFIYIENQYFLGSSYNWDAHKDLGANNLIPMEIALKIANKIKANERFSAYILIPMWPEGVPTGAPTQRILYWQSRTMQMMYETIYKALVEKGLENTFEPQDYLNFFCLGNREAFDRENSCNNAPGPNAANTPQALCQKNRRFQIYIHSKGMIADDEYVIIGSANINQRSMDGTRDTEIAMGAYQPHHTLASQHYHPRGQIYGYRMSLWAEHIGGLEECFEQPETLECVRRIRLHGEKNWKQFASDEVTEMKGHLLKYPVEVDRTGKVKALQGSETFPDVGGNILGSFTAIQENLTI, from the exons ATGGCTAAAACTGTTATTGATCACACATTTTCTTATGGTGGCTCACACCATACTCAGAGTCAGGAAGAATTGCCTTTCAGGACCAATTTGGGGTCAATCAAAGTTTTGCTTTTACATGGTAATCTAGATATAGTCATTAAGGAAGCTAAAAACCTTCCGAAcatggatatgtttcataaaacATTAGGGGATGTGTTTTCCAAGTTGCCTGTCAGAGTTACCAAGAAAATTGAGGGGCATGTAAGCAACAAGATAACCAGCGATCCGTATGTCACTGTTTCGGTATCTGGTGCTGTTGTTGGTAGGACCTATGTCATTAATAATAGCGAGAATCCTGTCTGGATGCAGCATTTTGATGTTCCTGTTGCACATTATGCTTCAGAGGTTCATTTTGTTGTTAAAGATAATGATGTAGTTGGGTCACAGATTATAGGTGCTGTGGGAATTCCAGCACATCAGCTATGTAGTGGAGTGAAAATTGAAGGTAGTTTTCCGATTCTCGGTAGTAATGGAAAGCCGTGCAAGCCTGGAGCTGAATTGACCCTATCGATTCAGTTTACTCCTGTAGAGAAAATTGGCATTTATAAGCATGGAGTAGGTTCTGGTCCTGATTATAAAGGGGTTCCAGGTACATACTTTCCTCTCAGGAGAGGTGGTAAAGTTACACTTTATCAAGATGCTCATGTTCAAGATGGTAGCCTACCTGATGTGAGGCTAGACAGTCATGTTCAGTACGAACATGGAACTTGCTGGCTTGACATTTTTAATGCTATTAGTCAGGCTCGACGTTTGATCTACATTACTGGCTGGTCTGTTTACCACCTTGTTAGATTGGTTCGAGATGGACAGGATGGAAAGGATTGTACATTGGGTGATCTTCTTAAAGTAAAATCTCAGGAAGGTGTGAGAGTTCTTCTCCTCGTATGGGATGATCCTACTTCTAGGAGTATTTTGGGTTATAAAACG GAGGGGATCATGAATACAAATGATGAGGAAACTCGCCGGTTTTTTAAGCACTCTTCGGTGCAAGTGCTACTTTGCCCTCGATCTGCTGGAAAAGGACACAGCTTCATGAAAAAGCAG GAAGTTGGAACAATCTATACCCATCACCAGAAAACAGTTATAGTGGATGCTGATGCCGCTCACCATAAAAGAAAGATCATAGCTTTTGTTGGAGGCCTTGATTTGTGTAAGGGCCGATATGATACGCCACATCATGCTCTTTTTAGGACATTAGAAACCGTGCACAGAGATGATTTCCATAACCCGACATTTGCG GAGCCTGGTGTTGGCTGTTTAAGAGAACCATGGCATGATTTGCACTGTAAAATTGATGGCCCTGCAGCCTATGACGTCCTCAACAATTTTGAGGAACGTTGGTTAAGGGCTTCAAAGCCTCGTGGTATTAATAAGTTGAAGGGGTCATCATTTGACGATGCATTGCTCAGATTTGAAAGAATCCCGGAAATCATCGGGATTGCAGAATCTTCTTGTCAGGATGAAAATGACCCCGAGTGTTGGCATGTTCAG GTTTTCCGTTCAATTGATTCTAGTTCCGTCAGCGGCTTTCCAGATGAACCAAAGGACGCACCAAGCAGG AATCTGTTATGTGGGAAGAATGTACTAATAGATATGAGTATACATACCGCATATGTTAAGGCAATCCGTGCAGCCCAAAATTTCATCTATATAGAGAACCAATACTTTCTTGGATCATCGTATAACTGGGATGCTCACAAGGATTTAG GCGCAAACAACTTAATACCGATGGAGATTGCTCTTAAAATTGCCAACAAAATCAAAGCAAACGAGAGATTTTCTGCCTATATTCTTATCCCTATGTGGCCAGAAGGTGTTCCTACAGGCGCTCCTACACAGAGGATTCTGTATTGGCAG TCGAGAACAATGCAAATGATGTACGAAACAATTTACAAGGCTTTGGTGGAGAAAGGACTTGAGAATACCTTTGAGCCGCAAGACTACTTGAATTTCTTCTGTTTAGGGAATCGCGAGGCATTTGATAGAGAAAACAGTTGCAACAATGCTCCAGGTCCCAATGCTGCAAACACTCCTCAG GCATTATGTCAGAAGAATAGAAGATTTCAGATTTATATTCATTCCAAAGGAATGATAGCGGACGACGAGTATGTAATAATAGGATCTGCAAATATTAATCAACGATCCATGGACGGTACCAGAGACACCGAGATAGCAATGGGTGCATACCAGCCTCACCATACCTTAGCAAGCCAACACTATCACCCACGTGGGCAG ATATATGGATATAGGATGTCACTGTGGGCAGAACATATCGGAGGACTAGAAGAATGCTTTGAGCAACCTGAGACTCTCGAGTGCGTAAGGCGCATAAGGCTCCACGGTGAAAAGAATTGGAAACAGTTTGCATCAGATGAAGTAACAGAAATGAAGGGTCATCTCTTAAAGTATCCGGTCGAAGTTGATCGGACAGGTAAGGTCAAAGCTTTACAAGGCAGTGAAACATTTCCAGATGTTGGTGGTAACATACTAGGCTCATTCACAGCCATCCAAGAAAATCTCACAATCTGA
- the LOC126678770 gene encoding 54S ribosomal protein L24, mitochondrial-like, with amino-acid sequence MAFRGKEMMKKVLKKAGESNLTPKVKESLKKCIPDNKLVMGRAKRGMFAGKHIQFGNQISEDGGNKSKRTWKPNVQEKRLFSYILDRHIRVKITTYALRCIDKAGGIDEYLLKTPYQKMDTDIGLFWKAKIEKLYEDLGNKEVIFFSPEDEANFEQGFKDLKLSEREARKEFRKEMYAKLSKEKHTDEQRSYISFVLAGADDYPDKMVANY; translated from the exons ATGGCGTTTAGAGGGAAGGAGATGATGAAGAAGGTACTAAAGAAGGCAGGGGAGAGCAACTTAACTCCTAAAGTTAAGGAATCTCTCAAGAAATGCATACCTGATAACAAGCTTGTTATGGGCAGAGCCAAGCGCGGTATGTTTGCCGGCAAACACATTCAATTTGGCAATCAAATCAGTGAAGATGGCGGTAACAA GTCTAAGAGGACTTGGAAGCCAAACGTCCAGGAGAAGAGGCTCTTTAGTTACATCCTAGATCGCCACATCCGAGTCAAAATAACAACTTATGCCCTTCGTTGCATAGACAAGGCAGGAGGGATTGACGAGTATCTGTTGAAAACTCCATATCAGAAAATGGATACAGACATCGGCCTCTTCTGGAAGGCTAAGATCGAAAAACTCTATGAAGATCTTGGGAACAAAGAAGTAATCTTCTTTTCACCCGAAGATGAAGCGAACTTCGAACAGGGTTTCAAAGATTTAAAATTATCGGAACGAGAAGCTCGTAAGGAATTCAGAAAAGAGATGTACGCTAAATTGTCGAAAGAGAAGCATACCGACGAACAAAGAAGCTACATCAGTTTTGTCTTAGCGGGCGCTGACGATTATCCTGATAAAATGGTGGCTAACTATTGA
- the LOC126678771 gene encoding histone H4, protein MSGRGKGGKGLGKGGAKRHRKVLRDNIQGITKPAIRRLARRGGVKRISGLIYEETRGVLKIFLENVIRDAVTYTEHARRKTVTAMDVVYALKRQGRTLYGFGG, encoded by the coding sequence ATGTCAGGAAGAGGAAAGGGAGGCAAAGGATTGGGAAAGGGAGGAGCCAAGAGGCACAGGAAAGTTCTCCGGGATAACATTCAGGGAATCACCAAGCCGGCGATTCGGCGTCTGGCTCGTAGGGGAGGCGTGAAGCGTATCAGCGGTTTGATTTACGAAGAAACCAGAGGCGTATTGAAGATCTTTCTTGAGAATGTGATTCGCGACGCTGTTACTTACACTGAGCATGCTAGGAGGAAGACTGTTACTGCTATGGATGTCGTTTATGCTCTTAAACGACAAGGCCGTACTCTTTATGGCTTTGGCGGTTAg